The genomic region TCATTAGGCTTTTATCCTGTCTGCCCCGGTTCCGGTCAATATGTAATTGGTGCGCCTTCAATTAAGGAAGCAAAAATGAATCTTGAAAATGGGAAAACATTTGTAATCAAAGTACTCAATTACTCTGATAAGAACAAATATATCCACTCTGTCACTCTAAATGGACAAGTTTGGAATAAAAGCTATATCAATCATAAAGATATTGTAACAGGCGGTGAATTGGTATTCAAAATGAGCAAACATCCGAATAAGAAATGGGCTACTGAACCTGACTCAAAACCCAAATCAACAGGCAGCAAATAAACTGCTTTGCAATTAAATCCATACACAAAAAGGGAGCATATCAGTCTTAATAACTGAACGCTCCCTTTTTTTATTTCCTTCCTTAAACTATTACTCTTTTTCTCCCGCCACCCTCTGGTTTAAAACCGCAAAATTCCAATTGTATTTTTTTGCAAGTATGGCGATGATAAGAACAGCTGCAAGTGTCATGACGATTAGATCTTTTACCGGATCAACATGATTGTTGACAAATAGTGCCGGTGTTTGCAGAACAGATGCTTTAGCTGTTACAAATATTGAGATAAAAATATTGTTGGCAGCATGGGCTCCCATAGCCGTTTCAATACCATCGTCAAGTACAGACATCAGCCCAAAAACTAAACCAAAGATAATGTACTGAGGCATCGTAATCCAAAAGCCATATTCCTTAACTTCAGGGTTCATAACATGCAATAAACCAAAGGCGATGGCAGGTAATATGGCAACCAGCCATCTGTTTCGCGTCCATCGGGCAACACCCTGAGCCAAATAACCTCTAAAGATGACTTCTTCGAAAGTGGTTTGAAAAGGAATAATCAAAAGGGAAATGATGACTAAGGGAAGAAATAAAGACCAATTTAAATTCAACTCAAAATACTCCGCATTTATTGAATAATCAACAAGCAGCATCAAACCGGAAATCATTGCCCAAACAGCAGCCGAATAGAAAAAACGGTTCCAACGTATGCTTTGCGTTCCATTAATAACCTCTTTCACATTTCGTTTATGAAAGGGTTTTAAAACCAAAATAAAACCGATCAGCCCAACTAGAAATGGGAACATCAAAAGAAATAAACTCAGATTTGGGTCAAGGCCCAATCCACTCAAATCACCAGGATTATCCGGATTCATAGCCCCGCCATTCACTACTCCAAAAATCGCAGCAATCCCCAATGGTATGGCTCCAATAGTATTCGCAATTAAAAATGCAATAATCGGAAGTAATAGGTACTTCCACCACTCATTGGGGCCTTTTAAGGCACGTTCCAGAAATTTCATATTATACGATTTAGTCGATTCTATATTTTAAAATCCAAACCTAATATAAATAATATAAAGCAAAAAAAAACGCTCAGTTGAATTGAGCGTTTTTAGATGATATCCTGATCTTAAACTATAAAGTATAGCGATAACACGATTTATATTTTAAGAAAATTATTTCTTTTTCCTTTTAGCATTTCGTTTGGCGTTTCTCTTTCTATTCTCACGTTGCTTCATTAATCCCTTTGATCCGGATGGCGTTTTAGAATTTTTGGCAGACTTTTCATGGAAACCACTGCCCTTTTTAGCAGCTAACTTGATTCTTACATTTCGAGTCTGAATCTTTTCGTCTTCCAAAAGCTGAGACGTTAACTCAACGCCTTCAGGAATTTCTTCCAATGCAACAGGCTGACCAATTAATGCCTCAACCTTTTCCATCAACTCCTCTTCCTTCTCATTCACAAAACTAATGGCAACCCCCTCTTTATCAGCACGCCCTGTACGGCCCACACGGTGAACATACTCCACGTAATTGCTTGGCATATCAAAGTTGATCACATGACTCACATTTTCGATATCAATACCACGAGCGGCAACATCAGATGATACAAGAACTCTGGCTCTTCCCTCTCTAAAAGAATTCAAGGCATTCAGACGGGTATTCTGAGCTTTATTCGAGTGAATAACACTCATATCGTCACCCAGCATTTCCTCTAAGCGATCAACAATACGATCCGCATTCTTCTTAGTTTCGGTAAAAATCATCACCTTATTGAAAACCTCTTTATCTTCCAAAAGAAATTTCAAA from Ancylomarina subtilis harbors:
- a CDS encoding CPBP family intramembrane glutamic endopeptidase, whose amino-acid sequence is MKFLERALKGPNEWWKYLLLPIIAFLIANTIGAIPLGIAAIFGVVNGGAMNPDNPGDLSGLGLDPNLSLFLLMFPFLVGLIGFILVLKPFHKRNVKEVINGTQSIRWNRFFYSAAVWAMISGLMLLVDYSINAEYFELNLNWSLFLPLVIISLLIIPFQTTFEEVIFRGYLAQGVARWTRNRWLVAILPAIAFGLLHVMNPEVKEYGFWITMPQYIIFGLVFGLMSVLDDGIETAMGAHAANNIFISIFVTAKASVLQTPALFVNNHVDPVKDLIVMTLAAVLIIAILAKKYNWNFAVLNQRVAGEKE